A portion of the Stigmatella aurantiaca DW4/3-1 genome contains these proteins:
- the coaBC gene encoding bifunctional phosphopantothenoylcysteine decarboxylase/phosphopantothenate--cysteine ligase CoaBC — translation MDVSSLQGRRVIVGVGGGIAAYKACELVRELGRAGAQVRVAMTAAAQQFVTPLTFQALCGHPVLTDYFDPSQEGNFGHLDLARWAELFMVVPATADLLAKVRVGLAGDAVTTSLLAFRGPVVLAPAMNVAMWDNRRTQENVAALLSDARFSMVGPGAGLLACGDVGEGRLAPVPDIVAAAAARFGQGPLAGKRVLLTAGPTREFLDPVRFISNPSTGKMGLALAEAARTMGARVTVVLGPVGAVDRTGLEVVDVVSAEEMAREVLSRVREADWFIASAAVSDWRPETRAPQKVKKGETPEVLKLVRTPDVLAEASRTVAGSSRRPVLVGFAAETERVLEHAREKLERKGLDAIVANDVTVAGAGFGTETNQVTVLTRAGTRRDLSGTKREVARGILELLLPLAAPPTEPPAPGPSKDA, via the coding sequence ATGGACGTCTCGTCATTGCAGGGCCGCCGGGTGATTGTGGGGGTAGGCGGTGGCATCGCGGCCTACAAGGCGTGCGAGCTGGTACGCGAGCTGGGGCGGGCCGGGGCCCAGGTGAGGGTGGCCATGACGGCGGCGGCGCAGCAGTTCGTCACGCCGCTGACCTTCCAGGCACTCTGCGGGCACCCGGTGCTCACGGATTACTTCGATCCTTCTCAGGAGGGGAACTTCGGGCACCTGGACCTGGCGCGCTGGGCGGAGCTGTTCATGGTGGTGCCCGCGACGGCGGATCTGCTGGCCAAGGTGCGGGTGGGCCTGGCGGGGGACGCGGTGACGACCTCGCTGCTGGCGTTCCGGGGCCCCGTGGTGCTGGCCCCCGCGATGAACGTGGCGATGTGGGACAACCGGAGGACGCAGGAGAACGTGGCGGCCCTGCTCTCGGATGCGCGCTTCTCGATGGTGGGGCCCGGTGCGGGGCTCCTGGCCTGTGGGGACGTGGGCGAGGGGCGGCTGGCACCGGTGCCGGACATCGTCGCCGCGGCGGCGGCCCGGTTTGGCCAGGGGCCGCTGGCGGGCAAGCGGGTGTTGCTGACGGCGGGGCCCACGCGCGAGTTCCTGGATCCGGTGCGTTTCATCTCCAACCCTTCGACGGGGAAGATGGGGCTGGCGCTCGCGGAGGCCGCCCGGACGATGGGGGCCCGGGTGACGGTGGTGCTCGGCCCGGTCGGGGCGGTGGACCGGACCGGGCTGGAGGTGGTGGACGTGGTGAGCGCCGAGGAGATGGCGCGCGAGGTGCTCTCCCGGGTGCGGGAGGCCGACTGGTTCATTGCCTCCGCCGCGGTGAGCGACTGGCGGCCGGAGACGCGTGCTCCCCAGAAGGTGAAGAAGGGGGAGACACCCGAGGTGCTGAAGCTGGTGCGGACGCCGGACGTGCTCGCGGAGGCCTCGCGGACGGTGGCGGGCAGCTCCCGCCGGCCCGTGCTGGTGGGGTTCGCGGCGGAGACCGAGCGGGTGCTGGAGCACGCCCGTGAAAAGTTGGAGCGGAAAGGGTTGGATGCCATCGTCGCCAACGATGTGACGGTGGCGGGGGCGGGCTTCGGGACGGAGACCAACCAGGTCACGGTGCTGACGCGGGCGGGTACCCGGAGAGACCTTTCGGGCACCAAGCGTGAAGTCGCCCGGGGCATCCTGGAGCTGCTGCTCCCCCTGGCGGCCCCTCCCACCGAGCCCCCGGCCCCTGGGCCGTCAAAGGATGCATGA
- a CDS encoding alpha/beta hydrolase, whose translation MQGVLETREVQSPALESNPLGDPARRKLTVYLPPGYSDGDQRYPVVYFLHAFSNSGSSWTNTSAFTLSVPERLDALITSGQVPPVIGVFPDAWTSLGGSQWINSDAIGRYRDYLVKDVLGFVDRTFRTLPKAASRAVLGHSSGGYGALVMGRYHPELFSHLGSHSGDCYFEYCYLPDLPKAAGALLKAGGLEAWHQDFKKRSRETKPRGEDFAVINILAMAAAYSPKKGEPLNLELPFDPQTARLKLEVWNRWLVHDPVRFVPKFLDAFRKVKSVFLDCGTRDEFNLRWGTRILAEEFKASGVELRHEEFDDTHSGVSYRFENSLSFLIPKMARE comes from the coding sequence ATGCAGGGAGTGCTTGAGACGCGCGAGGTGCAGTCGCCCGCCCTGGAGTCGAACCCGCTGGGAGATCCCGCCCGCCGGAAGCTGACGGTGTACCTGCCCCCGGGCTACAGCGACGGCGATCAGCGCTACCCGGTCGTCTACTTCCTGCACGCCTTCTCCAACAGCGGCAGCTCGTGGACGAACACCTCTGCGTTCACGCTCAGCGTGCCGGAGCGGCTGGACGCGCTCATCACCTCCGGTCAGGTTCCTCCCGTCATCGGCGTGTTCCCCGATGCGTGGACCTCGCTTGGCGGCAGCCAGTGGATCAACAGCGACGCCATCGGGCGCTACCGCGACTACCTGGTGAAGGACGTGCTGGGCTTCGTGGACCGCACCTTCCGCACGTTGCCCAAGGCGGCCTCCCGGGCGGTGCTGGGGCACAGCTCGGGAGGCTATGGCGCGCTGGTGATGGGCCGCTACCACCCGGAGCTGTTCTCGCACCTGGGGAGCCACTCCGGCGACTGCTACTTCGAGTATTGCTACCTGCCGGACCTCCCCAAGGCGGCGGGCGCGCTGCTCAAGGCAGGCGGGCTGGAGGCTTGGCACCAGGATTTCAAGAAGCGCTCCCGGGAGACGAAGCCGCGCGGTGAGGACTTCGCCGTCATCAACATCCTGGCGATGGCGGCGGCGTACTCTCCGAAGAAGGGCGAGCCGCTCAACCTCGAGCTGCCGTTCGATCCCCAGACGGCCCGTTTGAAGCTGGAAGTGTGGAACCGCTGGCTGGTGCATGACCCGGTGCGCTTCGTGCCCAAGTTCCTGGACGCGTTCCGCAAGGTGAAGTCCGTCTTCCTCGACTGCGGCACCCGGGACGAGTTCAACCTGCGCTGGGGCACGCGCATCCTGGCCGAGGAGTTCAAGGCCAGCGGCGTGGAACTGCGGCACGAGGAGTTCGACGACACCCATTCGGGCGTGTCCTATCGCTTCGAGAACTCGTTGAGCTTCCTCATCCCGAAAATGGCGCGGGAGTGA
- a CDS encoding uracil-DNA glycosylase: protein MNSWAPVNEPPESAEELGEVVEELRRHLLWQEETGGPVLLADATKLAAERSASLRSMLPPRGAVAKVPPTEPVQAPSSPPRAETPPPAAPPPAAVSASPPAIRAPVTATSNGMLLDVPQQAPRYPGPLPGVVEGERPTLDQIRRELGDCRRCKLCTGRKNIVFGVGNPRADLVFVGEGPGENEDIQGVPFVGAAGELLTKMIQAMGFSRDEIYICNVVKCRPPGNRNPEADEIAACEPFLRSQLLAIQPKVIVALGKFAAQTLLRDTTPITRLRGQWREYQGVKLMPTFHPAYLLRSPAEKRKAWEDLQQVMKIFGKQAGART from the coding sequence ATGAACTCCTGGGCCCCCGTGAACGAACCCCCTGAGTCCGCTGAAGAATTGGGCGAAGTCGTGGAGGAACTGCGCCGCCACCTCCTCTGGCAGGAGGAGACAGGCGGCCCTGTCCTTCTCGCCGATGCGACGAAGCTAGCCGCCGAGCGCTCGGCATCGCTGCGCTCCATGCTGCCCCCTCGCGGCGCCGTGGCGAAGGTGCCTCCCACTGAGCCCGTCCAGGCCCCGTCGTCCCCTCCAAGGGCCGAGACGCCCCCTCCCGCCGCGCCTCCTCCTGCTGCTGTCTCTGCCTCCCCCCCCGCCATTCGTGCTCCGGTGACGGCGACAAGCAACGGGATGCTCCTCGACGTCCCGCAGCAGGCTCCTCGCTATCCGGGCCCCCTGCCGGGCGTCGTGGAGGGCGAGCGGCCGACGTTGGATCAGATCCGCCGCGAGTTGGGCGACTGCCGGCGCTGCAAGCTGTGCACGGGGCGCAAGAACATCGTCTTCGGGGTGGGCAACCCGCGCGCGGACCTCGTCTTCGTGGGGGAAGGGCCCGGGGAAAACGAGGATATCCAGGGTGTGCCCTTTGTCGGCGCGGCGGGAGAGTTGCTGACGAAGATGATCCAGGCGATGGGCTTCAGCCGGGACGAGATCTACATCTGCAACGTGGTGAAATGCCGGCCGCCGGGCAACCGGAACCCGGAGGCCGACGAGATTGCCGCGTGCGAGCCTTTCCTTCGCTCGCAGCTGCTGGCCATCCAGCCCAAGGTCATCGTGGCGCTGGGGAAGTTCGCCGCCCAGACGTTGCTCCGGGACACCACGCCCATCACCCGGCTGCGAGGGCAGTGGCGCGAGTACCAGGGCGTGAAGCTGATGCCCACCTTCCACCCGGCCTACTTGCTGCGCAGCCCCGCCGAGAAGCGCAAGGCGTGGGAGGACTTGCAGCAGGTGATGAAGATATTTGGTAAGCAAGCGGGGGCCCGGACGTGA